The Ferroacidibacillus organovorans genomic interval CATCGCCCTTTTTGACAACGCCCCCTGGTGTTGCACTTTTGACAGAAGCCACAATGATATCTCCGATGTTCGCAGTCTTACGGTTGGAGCCACCCAGTACACGAAAACACATAATCTCTTTCGCACCAGAATTATCGGCGACAACCAGTCTCGTTTGCGGTTGAATCACTGCGAGCGCCTCCCTTCCATAAACTCGATGCTACACTCGCTTTTGATCAAAGAATCTCAGCCTTCTCGACAATCTCCACCAAGCGCCAGTTTTTGTCTTTGCTAAGTGGACGTGTCTCCATGATCCGCACAACATCGCCAATTTTTGCCTCGTTGTACTCATCATGCGCCTTGAACTTTTTCGTGCGCTTTACTCGCTTGCCATAAAGCGGATGACGCATCGTCGTTTCAACGGCCACGACAATGGTTTTTTGCATTTTGTCGCTGACAACCTTACCGCTTCGTACCTTTCGCTCATTACGCACTTCGCTCATCAAACAGCCTCCCTTCGTATCGCTTAACCGATGCCAAGCTCACGTTCGCGCAAAATTGTTTTTGCCCGCGCGATTGCTTTGCGAACTTCGCGAATGCGCATCGGATTCTCACACTGGCCTGTGGCAACCTGAAAACGCAAATTGAACAGTTCACCTTTTAGTGAATCGATATCCTGCAAAATCTCTACGTTTGTCTTCGAACGCATTTCTTTAACCTTCAACCGATTCACCCCCTGCTTCCTGGCGAGTGACAAACTTCGTCTTGATCGGAAGTTTGTGAGCGGCCAGACGCAACGCCTCGCGCGCAACCTCTTCAGGAACACCAGCCAGTTCAAACAGAATACGGCCAGGTTTTACAACGGCCACCCATTTTTCCGGAGACCCCTTACCACTACCCATCCGAGTCTCAGCAGGCTTTGCCGTCACTGGTTTGCTCGGGAAAATCTTGATCCACACTTTACCGCCGCGACGGATGTAGCGTGTCATTGCGATACGAGCAGCTTCAATTTGTCGATTGGTGATCCACGCTGGCTCAAGCGCCTGTAGACCGTATTCACCAAACGTCACCTCGTTGCCGCCCTTGCTCATTCCCGTCATACGGCCGCGATGTTCTTTACGGTGTAAGACGCGCTTTGGCATCAACATGCTTGGTTGCCTCCCTAACTTAGAGTTCGGGCTGTTCCGCCTCTTTTTTCACTTTAGTCGGGAGAATCTCCCCACGATAAATCCATACCTTTACACCAATACGGCCAAATGTCGTATGCGCCTCAGAGAGTGCATAGTCGATATCTGCGCGAAGGGTGTGCAGAGGAACCGTACCTTCTGAATAGCCTTCTGTGCGGGCAATATCCGCACCGCCAAGACGACCAGAGACTTGAACCTTGATCCCTTTCGCTCCTGCGCGAAGCGTTCGCTGCATCGCCTGTTTCATCGCGCGCCGAAATGCTACACGACGCTGCAACTGTAATGCGATGTTGTCCGCAACAAGTTTTGCGTCGAGATCCGCCGATTTGATTTCTGTGATGTTGATGTGCACACGCTTACCGGTCATGTCGCTAAGCGTATTGCGAAGCGTATCCACTTCCGTGCCGCCTTTGCCAATCACCATGCCAGGCTTTGCCGTTTGCACGGTCACATTGATGCGATTCGGTGAACGCTCGATCTGCACGTGGGAGACCGACGCATCCTTCAACCGACGTAACACAAATTCGCGAATGCGCAGGTCTTCGTGCAAGAGACCGCGGTAGTCCTTCTTGGACGCAAACCATTTTGATTCCCAGTCGCGAATGATCCCA includes:
- the rpsC gene encoding 30S ribosomal protein S3; amino-acid sequence: MGQKVNPTGLRIGIIRDWESKWFASKKDYRGLLHEDLRIREFVLRRLKDASVSHVQIERSPNRINVTVQTAKPGMVIGKGGTEVDTLRNTLSDMTGKRVHINITEIKSADLDAKLVADNIALQLQRRVAFRRAMKQAMQRTLRAGAKGIKVQVSGRLGGADIARTEGYSEGTVPLHTLRADIDYALSEAHTTFGRIGVKVWIYRGEILPTKVKKEAEQPEL
- the rplP gene encoding 50S ribosomal protein L16; translation: MLMPKRVLHRKEHRGRMTGMSKGGNEVTFGEYGLQALEPAWITNRQIEAARIAMTRYIRRGGKVWIKIFPSKPVTAKPAETRMGSGKGSPEKWVAVVKPGRILFELAGVPEEVAREALRLAAHKLPIKTKFVTRQEAGGESVEG
- the rpsQ gene encoding 30S ribosomal protein S17, giving the protein MSEVRNERKVRSGKVVSDKMQKTIVVAVETTMRHPLYGKRVKRTKKFKAHDEYNEAKIGDVVRIMETRPLSKDKNWRLVEIVEKAEIL
- the rpmC gene encoding 50S ribosomal protein L29; its protein translation is MKVKEMRSKTNVEILQDIDSLKGELFNLRFQVATGQCENPMRIREVRKAIARAKTILRERELGIG